The Chroicocephalus ridibundus chromosome 3, bChrRid1.1, whole genome shotgun sequence genome includes the window TTTTAAAGTTTATGGGCAATAGAAGTTacaaactatattaaaaaaaatcccaaggaagAAGTAAACCAGAGAATCCTTGGCAGCACATATAGTTCTTGTCCAAGCATGTCATCTTTTCGTAGGTAAGCATTAAATTGAGTAGGTAATGTTCTTTAAAGTTTTGTTAGAACAGGTTGCTTTTATTAATGCTGGAACGAAGTGAAGTGAAGTGTGTTCTAGGAGACATGAATACTCTGTCAAATatacttcttttctccttttttttttttcaggtatagTCTGTCATATATTCCTTTTGCAAGGTGAGTCTGCATaattacttccttttaaaaaaagtcagtgacCTTTGTGCtagggagggaagaaaagtcCTTAAATTCAGTATATGAAAAAACATAGCATCCTCCCTTTCCTTTTAGTTTTTAGAAAATGACATAGCTGAACTCAAAATAATGCTTAATATAAGCTTTAAATACAAGTAAAGTGCATAGTGATTCTCTTTGTTAAATCTCATTCTAgttttcatcactgaaaataaattgagtttttgtttaaaatctgcaatgatttaaaaatgcattgatgCAATAGGAACTTTCCCAGTACTTGCATTAAAGATAACTTATAGGTCTGAGGTCTtagttaaaagcaaacaaacaagtctACTTCTGAATTCCTCCATCATTTTTCGGAGAGGCAGAGGCAATACTTCGTGCTGATTTTCATGTTGGCAAGCTTCTCTCTTTCACTCTTTAATGTACAAAAAGGGAACGAAAGCTAGCCAAACACAGAGTGAAACCACATGCAAGTAAACAAACCGAAGAATCTATTTTTATCTATGATGTTTCACGtaaaatacagtttgttctttcagcagtgtgttttaaaaaaataaagtgcttccATGTCTGTATATTACTTAATGAGGTTTTCTGTAgttaaagtggggaaaaaaagaataccaAAAGTCTATCCCTTTCATCTGGTATCTTCCTGTCATGTTTCTGGAactttgccagaaaaaaatctgtactacggatttttactttttttttttttttaaagctttggaaTAGACCTAGGGAGGATTAAGctgtgtattcttttttttttttttgagatagtaGCTGATAATTACAATGGATTAAATACTTTAACTGAATTTAGGCTTCAAATTATCATCTTACTATTTCTGACACCTCAAGCTAACCCAGTCAAACATACTATTCTGAATTCTTATAGTTTCTGTGGCGATGTGACAGTTTCAGTAGGGtcattcattcctttttttttttttttttattaaatattctgCTCTGCACAGAAAGCAAGTTGAGCTACTAGTCATTggtcttttcttccctcccaacAGTACTTTAAATTCTGTTGAAAAAACCATTAGGTTGTATGCATCacttaatttctttggttttatttgtctATTAGATTTTACAAACCAAAGAACTGAATTTTACACAGGCTGCTTTTAGTAGTACAGTGATTTCTGTAGGGATTATTGAGTTATTTGCCTATGAGGAATGCTATCATAAATTTCTTGCATAGGCTGCCTTTCTTACAGAAATAGTGATCTAAACCGTGTTAAGTGCCAGAGAACAGTATTATGTTATTTGTTTAAAGTATGCATTTATCTTGATTTCAACAAAATTATCATTACTTGGTTTAACTCCAGGGGTTTCCTCTTAACAATTTACTTGTTcaaggttttggggtgggttggttggtttgtttgtttttgatttaATGGTGGCTTTTCTACGGgcatggcaaaaaaaacccaaaccaacatcTAAACACCAAcaataaaaaccaccaaaaccaccacaacaaaaagcCATACATACAATGACTTTAAGGAGTCACGATAGTATTTTTCTTCGTTTTTCAAATTGACTAGCAGCAGAATACAAATTCCGCTCCTTAATAAGTTATTACatttttgagaaaatgaaaaatgaagatgacTGAAGTGAGTGATCTAAGTAGAATAGTCAGGAAACAGTTTGTTGTCAGTTAAATAGACCCCTTTAGATCTCTCAAACCTTAAGGCTGAGCCAGCTCATCATCCTGCACTGTTAGTACATGCACTTTAAACCCTTCaggctgtagggttttttttcccctgcaacaTGAGGGTCTAACTCCACTGTGGCTCAGACTCAAAGCACCTGCGCCTTGCCGATTGTCTGGATTTGACATGCTCCTCAGCCATGCCCGCGCTGGCCAGCCTGTGTGAAATAAGACTTTGATACCTCTGCTAAGCCACCAGGTGTGCTGTGGAACAATTTTAAACACCGTGTCTGCATTTTATCGTGTGCTTCAGTGTAAACAGTGTGGCAGACTTAGACAATATGTGCAGACTTGAGCTTCAGAATGGGCCGGAGCCTTTGTTTTAGCTGGTGCTATAGGCATGCTCCACGTGACCGTTAAGATCTTGCATTTGAtaaactattgattttttttcctttagtttatgtaatatttttaaatatgtaatggTTGTGTatctaaagaaaataacaaatatcttaatggacttttttttttctttttaaagggatGCTGTGATTAAATGCTTCTCATCCTGTCTAGGGTAAATTAATAACAGGAACCGCTGTACACTTTAAAAGCcaacttttcttcctctctgaattTTGCTTGGAAAACTATACTTTTCCACTCATGAAATACCCAGTAACAATTTAGTATTTTCCTTGCCTTTTGCATtggggaataaaataatttttactagaaatagtttaaaaaaataaaatgggtgaACTGTTTGTGTTTACCCTGGAACTTTAAACATacttttttgtcaaaaaaagcttaaaatacttTGTGCAGAGTAGTCTGAAAACTACTTTGCATACAGTAACAGTTTATTCCCCAGTGGAGGCAAGCCACTAAGATCTGGGTAGTATGCAGAACGATTTCATTTGCAGTTCTGTCTAAAATTTTCAAAGTGACATTTATGTCTGTATATTATTCATTGTATGCTTTTCCAAAGACAGAGTTTTATAATAAATGTTGTAAAGATTTGGTAAGTTATAATTAACTGCTCCTTTCAAATGTCTATACATGTGCCTTATGGAAAAAGCTTAATGAGAATATGTGAAAGGTCTGATTAAAGCTTGTtggattttattaaaaagctatattttaaacagctttttttttttttactttcatacTTAAATACTTTTTACTAAAAGAACTCATGGCTAATGTATAAATgagatttctgaaataaattagttTTAAAGGTGcctaaactatttttttatttaggaatTGGCTATAGAGGGCTGAATTCAGCATTACGCttgaataaatatgaaaacatattaaaaagtgGGATATGTGTATGACTACATCCAAATTTGGTTATTACATTTGCAGAAGTGACTTTAAAACTTCTTTGTGTTAGTATTTAGACAAACTGTTCACTCTGACAAACTGATTGAAGTGAAATACTCTAATACTCTGCCTAGCTTCAGTAAGTTCTCTTTTCTAGTTTTTTGCAACCAAGAGCTATTCAGTTATTCAGGAGCAAAGTCAAATCCTTAATGTTTGGCTGATGCTGTGTTACAGGAGGTTCTTTTTAGCACAGGATGGATGTGCTTGATTACCTGCATTCTAGACCCTGGTTGGTTtggatttattgtttttctgctaATTCACAAATAGAAGAAGGGATTAATTTGAAAAGATGTGAGCTGCAGTGCAGGGAAGCGGGAAAACCCCCGTCTTTTAGTATTCAGAGTTCAGGCTAAAGAGACGCATTACAGTACATTCCCGTTAAATCTCAATGTATGTTGCACAAAATAGCAACATCTTTTGGGGGGGTGATATCTAGGATGGTTGCATGATTTTTCAGCTGAACTGCCAACCAAGCCTCACCTTTTAACTGGTTAGTAACAATAAACTGGTAGTGAGGCATCCTTCCTGCTGGTGATAAGGGACCAGGTAGTCACGACCCTGCAGCAGGCTCCTGGGCTGGTCAGTGCTGGGTGGTGTGGTGACAGCCTCTCTGGCTCTGCCCGTCACAGCCCTTGGGTGCTGGCGGACCCTTGAGCAAATTTGCAGCTCCTTTTCGTTTTCAGAGTGCACTGAAGATACACTGGTATGTGTGTAGGTAGTGATGGATGTTATCCTGGAAATGACTGTCGCTTCCCCTTCCACCGTTGCTGTTTCCTGTTGGAGCACTGACCATAACTGGCACTGGGGAGATCCCATCCCACGAGTGGGTACTTCAGGACCAGGCAGTTGTTTGCTCCAGAATTAGTTTTACCTATCAACCACCAGTTCTGGTAGACAATCTCCTTCACTGGTAATCTTTAATTAGAATGGTATTAGTCATTctgaacatttatttatttatacacgATGGTAAATAACGCAGTTACACTATGGTAAATAACAAAGTTAACACCCATCAGTTAACACTTAGTATTGGATCACCAGCACAGAATGGGTTCAAGAACTGAAGTGCAAAAGTTGCACATACTGGTATGCTTTTATACACACTTAGGTGTGTGATACcatgtgcttttttatttatttttctctcctgaacACTTAGGGATTCACTTGCTTCACTTGAATACAAAGCACACACACACTGAGTTCTTTCGTCAGTATCTTTTGCTCCTTCACATCCAGTCTGTTTGCCACGGATGAATATTCCAACATTCACAGCTGATGCCTCCTCCGTGTATGATACTCTCTTATGACGGTGTGAAGCCATAGATGAGATCTCTGTCCCTGTGGATCGCATACCTCTTAAACATCTTTTGATAAAATCCTGATACCCTAATTAAAATAGTACTTTGAAGTAAAATCTATAGAAGTTATATGCCATGACTTTATAGGCAAAATTTTGGACTGGTAGTAATGTTGGATTCGTAGGAAATACATGCTTGCTTACTACTGCCACTGACCACTTATTGTTATAGGGTACTTTAAAAGTTAGGAAGTGACTGCCTTCCTCCTCAAAAGAAAACAGCCCTGTAAGTGTTGAATAACGTGCTTTGCCTCCATCACAGTAGGAGCTGAGGCTGGGAAGAAGGATCTCTGGACTAGGCTCTCCATTACAGAGCCGGGCTGCTCACGTCCTCAAAGTGGCTTTTGTATTCTGGAATTTCACACGGGTGCAAATGTGCTCAGGTCTTGGTGGGGCTGGCAGCGCTCCGCTCGTCCGCCTGCCCTTATTCGCGGTGATTCAAGTAGTCAAGGAGCTCAAAACACCACCCAACGTTTTGAAGATGGCGTGAGGGTGATAGTTTAACGTGGCATTAAAAGCCTGCCCTTTCACGCGTGCGGATTTCGGGAGGAATTCCAAAGGCGCCGTCAGCTCCGCCGTGCCTCTCCCGCGGCTCTGATGTGACCCGGGCAGGCGACGCGCGGGcacaggcggcggcggcggcgggaccccgTCCCCGCCCACGCGGCGCCGGGGAAGGCTGTTCCCGGGGCGGGCGAagggcgggcagggggcgggTTGTCGGTGTCGGGGGAAAAGCGGTGGCTGTCGGCGCAAACGGAGCCCACACCGCGCGCTGCCGCCGCTGGCCGGGGGCTCCTCGCCCGCCTCCCGCCAtggggctgcagccccggcgCGCCGcggggccctgcccgccgccggcggggagaTGCGCCGCCCTGCCCGcaccgcgccccgccgccgcctgggccCGCAGCGAAGAGCCGGAGGGAGCTCCCGGCCGCACCGCCTCCCTGCCGCCCATCctgccggcccccgccgccgcttcccccgtCGCCGCCCGGGCGCTGCCCAAGAAGCCGGCGGCGGCCCCCAAGAAGGCAGCGCCTCGTCCCGCGGAAGAGAAGGCGGCGAGGAAGGCGCGGGGGGCGCCCCCAGAGCGGGCGggtcccctctccagctcctggccctgctcctCCTTGCAGCGGCAGCCGCCGCGGAGGCCGCCGGCCGAGCGGGGGTCgcggccccagcccgccccgccgcagtcgcggggccgcccgggggcggcggggccgggcagccgcTCCTGCGAGAGcctcggcggggcggcgggggagacGGCGCTGCGCTTCTCGCTGAGCCTGCCACCGGAGGCCGTCCGGCTGCTCCAGCGCCGCAGCCTGGAGCGGCAGCGGGGGcagcccgcccccggccccggcggtagagcggccccggcgcggcgcggcggcgacCTGCGCGCCCTGCTGAAAATCTCGCTGCTCAACGACCGGCACCGCTACGACGACGAGGAgtacgaggaggaggaggacgggggtgcggcggcggcggcggacgagGGGCTGGTGCGGAAATGCACCGAGTGGCTGCGCGGCGTGGAGAGCGCGGCGGGCCGCGACCGCCCCGACCGGCTGGAGACGCTCCCGCACCTGGGCACCCTCTGAGCCCCGCCGGGGGAGCGGCCCGCCGCCATCCGCCGTCCGTAGCTGCGGTGCCCCCCGTGGTGCCGTCCGCGCCGGGGGAGACCCGGCGAGTGGCGGGGGCCGCGGCCCGAAGCCGGTCCCCGGGGCGAGGGACAAAGGAGCGGCGCCGGCCTCCGCCCGCCGGTGCTGGGAGCGAGAGGCGGCGGCTGTGGGCGTCCCCCCTCGCCCcgcgtgtttgttttttttaacacttctcTGACTACTTTGTAAGGCGTGCGTAATGGTTTTGTATATTTGTacataaaagttcatttttatttatttgaataaatgaCTCAACTTCTGTGTTGCAGTAGCCTGAGCGCCTTAATAGCTTCGCGTTGGGCTGTTCCTAACGCGGCTGTGAGTGCCGGAGCGCGTGTCTAGCGCTGTCTAGGTGTCCCCAAGATAAGGATGGCGGTCGATAACAGCAGGGAGAGCGCGTGCAGtgcaaatatttgcttgtttCGGATGGCTGGTGATAACAGCCACCGACAGCTCGGCTCCAAACAAACCCCCGAGCTGCTGGAGCCGGAGGATGCTCCTCCAAAGCAGCGCAGCGCTGGGGATTCATCCGGCCGGATCAGACCCGGtgctgcggcggcggccggcaggATAAGGGGCAGATGGGGGCTCGGAGatggcggcggggagcggccctgCCCGAGGTGGGGGGGAGCCCCGGACAATGGGAGGATGGGGGCGGGCAGAGGCTGCTCCGCTCCCCTGCGCCCCCGGCCGCGTCTGCGCCGGTGAACGAGAGAGGAGAGGCCGGGTCTGTGCGCGGACGGGGTgatctccccccctccccccctcccccggacGGTAATTCAGACACATCCGACCTTTCGAGCTGCCGTGGATGTACGAGGCGGaggagggcgggagggagggagacaaCACGGCGGCAGCATCCTTTGTCAGCGTCCCCCGGCGGGTCCccggcctcccccagctccaggctgtggCCGTACCTGATGCTCAtcgtcgggggcggggggggcggcggagggggagaGGCCAAGTGTACAAAAATTACTGGTGGAAAGGAAAAGGTAAGTATTAACAGGCTTCCGGCATTGTTGTTATCCAGCttctcaggaaaacaaacaaacaaacaaacaaacaaaacccccaaaaaacccattTACTGAATATTTACTACGGTATGGtaaacattttgcaaatgagTGTTTGAGCATGTAGAAACATGAATTTGAATTTACCCAGCAGAGTAAAACAGTTTAGTGCCACAAATTGAGAATTACACATTCCGTGTAGATGTCGGTTTACACCAAGTGACGTCTGTGTTGATGCTCTGTTAAACCATGGGAGAGAAACCTTTCTATAGATTAGTGATGTGCTACACCTTGTATAGTATTCCCTTTTCTTCCAGGTTTGTTCAAacccttttttccatttttcccccctgcaaCTTCAGGAGTGACAGGGGACATgctttgagaaaatatttatttattaaatgcattCATACAGCCATCGAAAAAATAACATATCAATATAATACAGATGTAAAATAGCCATGCctaaaggacagagagaaaagcatGGAGCGTAAGAATACATGGACAGTAATTCTATTTCATTTAAGCTAATGTAGAGAGTCATTTGTAGTGCTAGCTATGAAACACATGCATGTTCATATAATTTTAACTGAGTTTGCATGTTGTTCTGCCGTATTCATCAATTTTCAGTAACATCTTCAAGCAAATCTGCCTTAACAAGCCTTAACAAATTTCCTGCCAGATTTAATTTATGATGGATTGGTATCAGACCCACTTTgggctttccttccctccctccctccctccctccctccctccacccccagtGATAAGGAAAACAGTAGTAGCTGAGCTGTAGCTGAGTTCTCCTCTGGTGTCTCTTTTGGGAATGAGAGTTCATAAAGGAGCATCCCGGAGTCTCAAAAAATCTTCTTCCTTAAACCTGCTCCATGCTTTCACAGGGACTATAATCAGTACCTCCAATTGCAACAAGAAGTGATTCACTCATTAAGGGCTGATGTATCATAAAGCTTACTTGTGAGGCTCAAAGCTGCTTTGTTCCGAGCCTGAAGTGCAGCAGAAAATTCAATGAATTTGAATGCACAACAGCACCAAATACAGCATGACTTGGGGCGGGGGCAGATTTGAAGGGGACTGCCGAGTCTGACAAAGAAGGAACCTGCCCGAAGTACACTAGAAAGAAGAATTTGATAACTCAGGAACTGTCTGGATAGATTTTTTCCTAAAGAATTAACTTGAACAAAGCTACCCGGAGATCATGCAGCTAAGGTCTTTTGTGTTAGATAAGTCATTGTACGTGGTGATTGGAAATGGGCCTGAGATGGGCTAGTCCTGAGACGAGGATACGCAGTCCTGATTTGGGGCTGGATGTTAAGAGCCACTGGGCTCTCTGGACTCACGTAACGAACGTCTGCTTGGAACAGTACCTCCTTCACTAAATGTTAACATCAAGATTTATTGTTTTCAGTGTTCGCTAtcctttctgctgtcttttaaCGATAAATGATGCCCCTAGCGTTCTGAATACATTCATCTGAAATGCCCATAAATCTTAGAAGCAATATTAGAAAAGACAGAGGAAGTTACTTCCTACATACTAACAGTAACTTCTGTTAATTTTGCATGTAGCTTGCCTCTCTATGAAAAGAAAACGGATGGATTCTAATATCCAAAAAATTGTATGTAAATTAAACATAATAAAACTGCTTATTTACTTCATTAATATGTGGTATAATAGATATTTGAGCCCAGTGGAAGCCTTCAACAGACAAAAATGCCTGTGGACATTCAGACAGCAGTGAAAACAACTCAAGTAATTGCATTTGTCTTATTTACCTAAGAACCATTCTTCTGTACTGGTGAACAGATTAGATGTGTTCAGGAATACTTTTCAGGTGGCATAGATCTGCTTTTGCcataagaaaaaacaagcaacctGGAAGtcactacattttctttttacagtataTTAGTTGCCTTCAAAGTGCCTCAGCCTAAGCCTCCCACTCATAACCCTTTTAGCTGCTGAAAGAGAGTTATGAGCAGCTGGTGCCATGGATGCTTAAAATAATCGATACTTGCTTCAGGGTAGCTagcttcccttcttcctccaaaCACATCAGTATGATTTacggtggaaaaagaaaaaaaacccaccacatattctgtgtgtgtgtgtgtgtgtgtgtctctctgtctcttttttttttttttttttttttaaggtagctAATAATGGTGTTGGCCTTACTGCTGTTTCTGAGCAAGCCTGGAAAAGCCAGAGAGGTGTGAAGCCCATGTTTCTCTAACTGaacagccccagccctgtgcaTCGCTGAGGTTCCAGCCCAAATCTCAGCTTCCCCACGCCTCTGACACCATTAGCACCATCCTTCTTCTCCAGGTTGAGGGGAGAGCATGTTCTTGCCCGGCTTGTATGTTCTTTTGTGCACTCGTACAGCCAGAGAAGCGGTATTCCTGGCCAGCTGCTGTCACACAGCCCCCCTGCAGATGGCTGGCAGGCAGCGTTGggccactgctctcctgggggggctggcggggtagcgtccgtctgtctgtctgtctgtcgtGGGCAGCAACTCGTCTTCCAGCTGAGGGGTGGTTTCTTTGTTCTCGTGGGTTGTTTTTGTGAGGTACTTAGAGGCAGGTTCTGTTTCCTCTCTTAAGAAAAGCCTCTCCTACAGAGGTAGTTTTGTAACGAGGGGAAGCGCTTTTGCAAAGGTTTGGCTTTGATGCTGCCTGAAAGAGAAATCATTGTTTTGCAACACCCAGGTGCGGCAGCGTGCGAGGTCCCAGCTGGCATCTCTGTAACGGGGCGAGCCTGACGCGGTGCTGCTCGTCCGCCCTTTCTGCTCAGCTCAGGCAGCGCCGCAGTTGCTGCAGCTCAGTGCCTGGCCTCCGAGAAAgacacagaatcgtagaatcgtctaggttggaagggacctttaggagtccaaccatcagcctaacactgccaaaaccaccactaaaccatgtccctaagcaccacatctaacctttcttttaaacacctccagggatggcaattcaaccacttccctgggcagcctgttccaatgtttaataactgttttggtgaagaaattttttctactACCCAATCTAAACTTCtccttgaggccgtttcctcttgtcctatcacttgttacttgggagaagagaccgaccccccaaCTCGCTGCAACCTCATTTCAGATAGTTGTggagagcagtaaggtctcccctcagcctccttttctccagactaaacaaccccagctccctcagctgctcctcataaaccttatgctctagacccttcaccagcttcattgcccttctctgaacacactccagcacaTCAACATGCTGAATGAAcagttcttttcctttcccagtgaGGAAAGCCTGAAGCAATAGTCTCTCAAAATAGTGCTGGTAGGTTGTTGTTCATAGATAcatggaaaaatttcttccctgaaagggctgtcaagcattggaagaggctgcccagggaactggttgagtcaccatccctggagatatttaaaagatgcgtgGAAGTGGCACGTAAGGACATGatttagtagtaacttggcagtgctaggttaatggttgaatttgatgatcttaaaggtctcttccaaccataatgattctattctatgatgcTCTTGCAGCTCCTGAGAATATGGGGAAAACATTGTGACGCTACCTGAATGCCTGTAGCAGGGCTGCTGAACTGATGGGCTCTAGGCTGGATTGGCACCCAGCTTGAGGGGCAAGGCAGCAAAAGGTTATATGTCACAGATGAAATACTTGACATAGTTACAATTTAGTGGCAGTTCAAGATTTAGTAGCGGTTTGAGGTGCATCAAAAGGTTGAGCTTTAGCAGCACTTAAGAAGAAGAGGCTAGCCTATAGTTGAAGTTTCCCCCTTCCTGAGTTTAGAGTGAATACACACAATGCATCGGCACTCCTC containing:
- the PRR18 gene encoding proline-rich protein 18, which translates into the protein MGLQPRRAAGPCPPPAGRCAALPAPRPAAAWARSEEPEGAPGRTASLPPILPAPAAASPVAARALPKKPAAAPKKAAPRPAEEKAARKARGAPPERAGPLSSSWPCSSLQRQPPRRPPAERGSRPQPAPPQSRGRPGAAGPGSRSCESLGGAAGETALRFSLSLPPEAVRLLQRRSLERQRGQPAPGPGGRAAPARRGGDLRALLKISLLNDRHRYDDEEYEEEEDGGAAAAADEGLVRKCTEWLRGVESAAGRDRPDRLETLPHLGTL